From the genome of Carassius auratus strain Wakin chromosome 26, ASM336829v1, whole genome shotgun sequence, one region includes:
- the LOC113044791 gene encoding C-type mannose receptor 2-like, giving the protein MKASIILLIVICGLTKALIIEHTFLSQPKNWTDAQNYCRTYYEDLSTVTSQEEQDMLLQLSRGNQNLKWIGLYRHIRRNSNWMWSDGNSVSFTDWDNGQPNNVNGSQYCVATNIKWNDYYCNYLLPFFCFKTKFILVKEKMTWEEALQYCRTHHTDLASITTERQLQLTKNKTRESQTESVWTGLRYLVGQWFWINNEPMGIQTSLPECPTKPCHCGARNTETDRWENRDCDEKLNFLCN; this is encoded by the coding sequence ATGAAAGCATCCATCATCCTCCTGATTGTGATCTGTGGACTGACTAAAGCTTTGATAATAGAGCATACCTTTTTGAGTCAACCAAAGAACTGGACTGATGCTCAGAATTACTGCCGGACATATTATGAAGATTTGTCAACCGTCACAAGTCAAGAAGAACAAGACATGCTTTTACAGCTGTCAAGAGGAAACCAAAATTTAAAATGGATTGGGCTCTACAGGCACATACGACGCAATAGCAACTGGATGTGGTCTGATGGAAATTCAGTCTCCTTCACTGACTGGGACAATGGCCAGCCTAATAATGTGAATGGAAGTCAGTACTGTGTCGCAACTAACATCAAGTGGAATGattattactgtaattatttgtTGCCTTTCTTCTGTTTTAAAACCAAATTCATCCTGGTGAAAGAGAAGATGACATGGGAGGAAGCGCTGCAGTACTGCAGGACTCACCACACTGATCTGGCCAGCATCACCACTGAGAGACAATTACAGCTGACAAAAAATAAGACAAGAGAATCTCAGACAGAAAGCGTGTGGACAGGCCTGCGTTACCTGGTTGGTCAGTGGTTCTGGATCAACAATGAACCTATGGGGATTCAGACTTCACTGCCAGAGTGCCCAACTAAGCCCTGTCATTGTGGAGCCCGTAACACTGAAACTGACAGATGGGAGAACAGAGACTGTGACGAGAAGCTCAACTTCCTCTGCAACTGA